From Psychrobium sp. MM17-31, the proteins below share one genomic window:
- a CDS encoding DUF1501 domain-containing protein, with protein MTLDRRAFLKASSATLACASLGGMTSLLTSIKAHARQSSDYKALVCLFLYGGMDNHDTVIPYDADSYQQWATIRSDIISQQLAPRTRDTLLPLTPLNSAQFGNRQFALPAEFKHLHRLFEEGNAAIIGNVGPLIETANATSFNEESVKLPPRLFSHNDQQATWMSGTTEGAQYGWAGLYSDAITQSNNTFANITTSGGELLLTGRNTSPYIISGGKALGLDVIDEADDELKATLAKHFNADYFHGNGLLAQDMKTKISQSFTANNQYNEATADAPNIATQFPSTRLGKQLETVAKTIAARDSLGNNRQVFTIALGSFDTHSEQARTLPRLQQQIDTSIAAFYQAITEMGLQNNITLFSAADFGRTLATNGDGTDHGWGAHHFVVGGAVAGRQIYGDIPESTLGHALDAGSGRLIPTQSVDQYAAALGQWFGVEQDELNAIFPNLNQLGQPPKLFG; from the coding sequence ATGACTTTAGATCGCCGTGCATTTTTAAAAGCTTCTTCAGCCACGCTGGCCTGTGCCTCATTGGGTGGCATGACGTCATTACTCACCAGTATCAAAGCCCACGCTAGACAATCAAGTGATTACAAAGCACTGGTGTGTTTGTTTCTCTATGGCGGCATGGATAATCATGACACTGTTATTCCATATGATGCCGACAGTTATCAGCAATGGGCAACAATCCGCAGCGATATCATTTCCCAGCAATTGGCGCCAAGAACGAGAGACACTTTGCTCCCTCTAACGCCCCTAAATTCAGCGCAATTCGGCAACCGTCAATTTGCTCTACCCGCTGAATTCAAGCATCTGCATCGACTGTTTGAAGAAGGCAATGCCGCCATTATCGGTAATGTCGGCCCATTAATTGAAACAGCAAACGCCACTTCGTTTAACGAAGAAAGCGTAAAATTACCGCCACGACTATTTTCACACAACGATCAACAGGCCACTTGGATGTCTGGCACCACTGAAGGAGCGCAATACGGTTGGGCGGGCCTCTATTCAGACGCAATTACTCAATCGAATAACACCTTTGCCAACATCACAACCTCAGGCGGTGAATTGTTATTAACGGGAAGAAACACCTCTCCTTACATTATTTCAGGCGGCAAAGCGCTCGGATTGGATGTTATCGATGAAGCCGACGACGAGCTAAAAGCTACGTTAGCGAAACACTTTAACGCTGACTACTTTCATGGCAATGGCCTACTTGCTCAAGACATGAAAACTAAAATTAGTCAGTCTTTTACGGCCAACAATCAATACAACGAAGCAACAGCAGATGCTCCCAACATTGCGACTCAGTTTCCATCAACAAGATTGGGCAAGCAACTAGAAACAGTGGCCAAAACAATCGCCGCTAGAGACAGCCTCGGAAACAATAGACAAGTATTTACCATCGCATTAGGCAGCTTTGATACCCACTCTGAGCAGGCAAGAACATTACCACGGCTCCAACAGCAGATAGACACCAGCATTGCTGCTTTTTATCAAGCGATTACGGAAATGGGGTTGCAAAATAATATCACGCTATTTAGCGCAGCAGACTTTGGCCGCACCCTTGCAACCAATGGCGATGGTACTGATCACGGCTGGGGCGCTCATCACTTTGTCGTCGGCGGCGCCGTTGCAGGACGTCAAATTTACGGAGATATTCCAGAATCAACACTAGGCCATGCGCTTGATGCGGGTAGCGGACGATTAATTCCAACCCAATCTGTCGATCAATACGCCGCAGCTCTTGGCCAGTGGTTTGGGGTTGAACAAGATGAACTAAACGCCATTTTTCCTAATCTCAATCAACTAGGGCAACCACCTAAGTTATTCGGATAA
- a CDS encoding choice-of-anchor I family protein has product MDKTFKKLTLAALIAGTLSACSGDDGKDGVSGAAGAQGPQGEQGSQGQQGTAGSDGKDAVTSIKATLVARAVLNAQSPEGAAEIVQYQQSTGYVFAVNSSGDKATVDVLDLKNADASSLSADDEGVITNTNMTTVMQIDLSANTAGDANSIAISNELNMLAVAMAADSKGAKGHIAFYDISGATPSFVKNVEVGYLPDMVTFTPDSKQVVVANEGEPSGDYLTDPVGSISIIDITNGEVAATANDLGFASYNDKQATLEAQGAMFPNPKGRTIKGQVIATTVAMDLEPEYVAVSKDSKTAYVSLQENNAIAIVDLTKKEIVKVQGLGVKSWAELAIDASDKDSGINFQRYENLYGMYQPDTIASYDWKGANFIVSANEGDGREYFFDADDEASCLAAGGLDFDDKDGCLSYTDEVRAEDLTLDADAFSHVNNDDDDIGRLKVSNAKGDTDNDGDFDKLYTYGARSFSIWDGNGNLVFDSGDDVGRITAAIHGEAFNNDEDENKGDTRSDAKGAEPEALALGMVDDRHYAFVGLERMAGIMVYDITNPFDVQFKDYFINRGTSEGSDITGDLAPEGMTFIPATDDTPARLVVGNEISGSVSVWEITQE; this is encoded by the coding sequence ATGGACAAAACTTTTAAAAAACTAACGTTAGCGGCGCTAATTGCAGGTACATTATCTGCGTGCAGTGGCGATGATGGTAAAGATGGAGTAAGCGGCGCGGCTGGTGCACAAGGTCCTCAAGGCGAGCAGGGCTCTCAAGGTCAACAGGGGACGGCAGGTAGCGATGGCAAAGATGCTGTTACCTCAATTAAAGCAACCTTAGTAGCACGTGCCGTGCTTAATGCCCAATCGCCAGAAGGCGCAGCTGAAATCGTTCAATATCAACAATCAACTGGTTATGTGTTTGCCGTCAATAGTTCTGGTGATAAAGCCACGGTCGATGTGTTAGATTTAAAAAATGCCGATGCTAGCTCGCTAAGTGCAGATGATGAAGGTGTTATTACCAACACTAATATGACAACAGTAATGCAGATTGATCTATCCGCTAATACGGCTGGCGATGCTAATTCGATTGCGATTTCAAACGAGCTTAATATGCTAGCAGTTGCTATGGCAGCTGATAGCAAAGGCGCGAAAGGGCATATTGCGTTTTATGATATTTCAGGTGCGACGCCTTCATTTGTGAAAAACGTAGAAGTAGGCTATCTGCCGGATATGGTGACCTTCACACCGGATAGTAAGCAAGTTGTAGTTGCCAACGAAGGTGAGCCAAGTGGTGATTACTTAACAGATCCTGTAGGCAGCATTTCGATTATCGATATCACTAATGGTGAAGTGGCGGCAACGGCGAATGATTTAGGCTTTGCGAGCTATAACGACAAACAAGCAACGCTTGAAGCGCAAGGGGCTATGTTCCCAAATCCTAAAGGTCGAACAATTAAAGGACAAGTTATTGCAACCACGGTGGCGATGGATTTAGAGCCTGAATACGTTGCGGTGAGCAAAGATAGCAAAACCGCTTATGTTTCGCTGCAAGAAAACAACGCTATTGCGATTGTAGATTTGACTAAGAAAGAGATCGTTAAGGTGCAAGGGCTTGGCGTTAAGTCGTGGGCAGAATTGGCCATTGATGCATCTGACAAAGACAGTGGTATTAATTTTCAGCGCTATGAAAACCTCTATGGGATGTATCAGCCAGATACCATTGCGAGCTACGATTGGAAAGGCGCTAACTTTATCGTCAGTGCTAATGAAGGTGATGGCCGTGAATACTTCTTTGACGCCGATGACGAAGCAAGCTGTCTAGCTGCTGGTGGTTTAGACTTCGATGATAAAGACGGCTGTTTGTCTTATACCGATGAAGTGCGTGCTGAAGACTTAACCTTAGATGCCGACGCCTTTAGCCACGTAAATAACGACGATGATGATATCGGCCGTCTTAAAGTATCAAATGCAAAAGGTGATACTGACAATGATGGTGATTTTGACAAGTTATACACCTATGGCGCTCGCTCATTCTCAATTTGGGATGGTAACGGCAACTTGGTGTTCGACTCTGGTGACGACGTAGGCCGCATTACTGCAGCAATTCACGGCGAAGCGTTTAACAATGACGAAGATGAAAATAAAGGCGATACCCGCTCTGACGCCAAAGGCGCTGAGCCAGAAGCTTTAGCTTTAGGCATGGTTGACGATCGTCATTATGCATTCGTAGGCTTAGAGCGCATGGCAGGGATTATGGTATATGACATCACCAATCCATTTGACGTGCAGTTTAAAGATTACTTTATTAACCGTGGCACATCGGAAGGCAGTGATATCACTGGTGATTTAGCACCAGAAGGCATGACTTTTATTCCTGCAACAGACGATACGCCGGCGCGCTTAGTTGTTGGTAATGAAATTTCTGGCTCAGTAAGCGTTTGGGAAATCACCCAAGAATAA
- a CDS encoding class II fumarate hydratase, producing the protein MEYRIEKDSMGELNVPANALYSAQTQRAINNFPISGQGMPKSFITALLQAKAACALANSELEQIPADMSKAICDSVDELLNDENFMQHFPVDVFQTGSGTSSNMNANEVLANLATQKLGSEVNPNDHINYGQSSNDIIPSSIHISAACQIQDKLLPALTYLSNAIKEKAEAVDHHVKTGRTHLMDAMPVRLSQSLYSWQAQIELSISNLSQVHEKLCHLAQGGTAVGTGINAHPDFSQKFSEQLSKRTGISFKPADNLFSHIGTQDTAVAASGQLKTCAVSLMKIANDLRWMNSGPLAGLGEIELEALQPGSSIMPGKVNPVIPEATAMVAAQVIGNDTTITVAGQSGNFELNVMLPIVARNLLESIELTSNSAVLLADKAITTFKVNEANLQTALSRNPILVTALNPIIGYLKAAEIAKKAYKEGRPVIDVAAEETELSVEELKKLLDPRKLTTGGL; encoded by the coding sequence ATGGAATACAGAATCGAAAAAGACAGCATGGGCGAACTCAACGTACCAGCCAATGCTCTTTACAGCGCTCAAACACAACGCGCTATCAACAACTTCCCTATTAGCGGCCAAGGTATGCCTAAGTCATTCATTACCGCATTGCTGCAAGCCAAAGCGGCCTGTGCGCTTGCCAATAGCGAGCTAGAGCAAATTCCAGCTGACATGAGTAAAGCGATTTGCGACAGTGTCGATGAGTTATTAAACGATGAAAACTTCATGCAACACTTCCCTGTTGATGTCTTCCAAACTGGCTCTGGTACCAGCTCAAACATGAATGCGAATGAAGTGTTAGCTAACCTTGCTACGCAAAAACTTGGCTCAGAAGTTAATCCAAACGATCACATCAACTACGGTCAAAGCTCTAACGACATCATCCCAAGCAGCATTCACATCAGCGCAGCCTGTCAGATCCAAGATAAACTATTACCAGCGCTAACTTACTTGAGCAATGCCATCAAAGAAAAAGCCGAAGCTGTGGATCATCACGTGAAAACTGGTCGCACCCATTTAATGGATGCCATGCCTGTGCGTTTAAGCCAAAGCCTCTATAGCTGGCAGGCTCAAATCGAGCTGAGCATTAGCAACTTAAGCCAAGTTCACGAAAAACTATGTCACCTGGCTCAAGGCGGTACAGCGGTGGGCACAGGCATCAATGCGCATCCTGATTTTTCTCAAAAATTTAGCGAGCAACTAAGCAAGCGTACTGGTATTAGTTTTAAACCAGCTGACAACCTGTTTAGCCACATCGGCACGCAAGACACCGCCGTAGCGGCCTCTGGTCAGCTAAAAACCTGTGCCGTATCACTCATGAAAATTGCTAACGATTTACGCTGGATGAACTCAGGTCCACTGGCGGGTCTTGGTGAAATTGAACTAGAAGCACTGCAACCAGGCAGCTCAATCATGCCGGGCAAAGTAAACCCTGTCATTCCAGAGGCTACAGCCATGGTTGCTGCACAGGTGATTGGCAATGACACAACTATCACAGTGGCTGGTCAATCGGGTAACTTCGAGCTAAACGTAATGCTACCTATAGTTGCGCGTAACTTACTTGAAAGTATCGAGCTAACTAGCAACAGCGCCGTGTTATTGGCTGATAAAGCCATCACTACCTTCAAAGTAAACGAAGCTAACTTGCAAACTGCGCTTTCGCGTAATCCGATTTTGGTTACTGCTTTGAACCCAATTATCGGCTACCTAAAAGCAGCTGAAATAGCTAAGAAAGCCTACAAAGAAGGTCGTCCTGTTATCGATGTAGCGGCAGAAGAAACGGAGCTTAGTGTCGAAGAGCTTAAAAAGTTATTAGACCCACGTAAACTGACTACAGGTGGTTTGTAG
- a CDS encoding DUF1800 domain-containing protein, whose amino-acid sequence MYKNSYLSLIIAALLSISITACGGGGDSESPEPPTPVQPDDNQGNGSQTGTGNNGQTGNGQTGSGTTDQTGTTPTQDLVYSDPKQVARFLNQATFGAKQDAVSSLTGQSLSEWYQQQLTQTPSYLMPVLDEMSDKAIDPDETHLLELEATTIGFWRNAISSDDQLRQRVAFALSQILVVSNGGGEVLTDIPSGVTYYQDLLIKHAFGNYRDILEAVTYSPAMGQYLTYRGSKKGDPETGRMPDENYARELLQLFTLGVVELNTDGSPKLDSNGQQIETYSNQDITGLARVFTGFNLNSTLVEESLDSAFAALMNIYPRSHSEREKSFLGTTIAANTAGAESVTQALDHIFAHPNLAPFVTSQLIQRLVTSNPQPEYVARVSEAFNNGQYTLPNGDTVGTKERGDLAATIAAVLFDEHARTSQGDTDGKIREPLLRLTHWARAFNVAQVTPEFQEILWDTTGPSSLSQHPYRSPSVFNFYRPGYIAPGTKTGEQGLKAPEMQIINASSVAGYTNLLTYFVFLDDEQFDTVDVKQFFIDENINIDTSQAKDSFIANYSAELALANDIEALLNHLDLLLTNGALSAQTRAHIVDLLNEVDSDDDDGKLYRVRLAIVLIMTSPDYLIQQ is encoded by the coding sequence ATGTATAAAAACTCTTATCTCTCTTTAATTATCGCCGCACTCTTAAGTATCAGTATCACCGCTTGTGGTGGTGGCGGTGATAGTGAATCCCCTGAACCTCCGACACCGGTGCAGCCAGATGATAATCAAGGTAACGGCAGCCAAACAGGAACTGGCAATAATGGACAGACAGGAAATGGCCAAACTGGAAGTGGTACTACAGATCAAACAGGTACGACTCCAACACAAGATCTCGTTTATAGCGATCCCAAACAAGTGGCGAGGTTCTTAAATCAAGCGACCTTTGGCGCTAAGCAAGATGCGGTATCATCGCTGACCGGTCAAAGCCTATCTGAGTGGTATCAACAGCAGCTCACTCAAACACCTAGTTATTTAATGCCGGTGCTTGATGAGATGTCAGACAAAGCCATCGATCCTGACGAAACTCATCTCCTAGAGCTAGAAGCGACGACCATAGGTTTTTGGCGCAATGCAATTAGTAGCGACGATCAACTGCGACAGCGCGTTGCTTTTGCATTATCGCAAATATTAGTGGTTTCCAATGGCGGTGGCGAAGTTCTGACAGATATTCCAAGTGGCGTCACCTACTATCAAGATTTACTCATCAAACACGCCTTTGGAAACTATCGCGACATACTAGAAGCAGTAACCTATTCTCCAGCAATGGGCCAATACCTCACCTACCGCGGCAGTAAAAAAGGCGATCCCGAAACAGGAAGGATGCCCGATGAAAACTACGCCCGCGAATTATTACAACTATTTACTCTAGGCGTTGTTGAACTCAATACAGATGGTAGCCCGAAACTGGATAGCAATGGCCAACAAATAGAGACTTACTCCAATCAAGACATTACAGGTTTAGCCCGTGTTTTTACTGGTTTTAACCTCAACTCGACACTTGTGGAAGAATCTCTTGATAGCGCCTTTGCTGCCCTCATGAATATTTACCCTCGCTCTCATTCAGAACGCGAAAAATCTTTTCTTGGTACAACAATAGCTGCCAATACTGCAGGAGCAGAAAGCGTCACACAAGCATTGGATCATATCTTTGCTCATCCAAATCTAGCGCCATTTGTCACAAGCCAACTCATTCAGCGCTTAGTCACCAGCAATCCACAACCTGAATATGTAGCGCGTGTCAGCGAAGCCTTTAACAATGGTCAATACACACTTCCTAATGGCGATACTGTAGGCACTAAAGAACGTGGTGATTTAGCAGCAACCATCGCTGCAGTATTATTTGACGAGCACGCCAGAACATCGCAAGGCGATACTGACGGAAAAATCAGAGAGCCGCTATTACGACTAACTCATTGGGCACGGGCATTTAACGTTGCGCAGGTCACGCCAGAATTTCAGGAGATTTTATGGGATACCACTGGCCCATCAAGCCTGTCACAGCATCCTTATCGCTCGCCTTCGGTATTTAACTTTTACCGTCCCGGGTATATCGCCCCCGGCACCAAAACTGGTGAGCAAGGATTAAAAGCCCCTGAAATGCAAATCATCAACGCTAGCTCAGTGGCGGGGTACACAAATTTACTCACTTATTTTGTGTTCCTCGACGATGAACAATTCGACACTGTCGACGTTAAACAGTTTTTTATCGATGAAAATATCAATATTGATACATCACAAGCGAAAGATAGTTTTATTGCCAATTATTCGGCAGAACTAGCACTTGCTAACGATATTGAAGCGCTACTTAATCATCTTGATTTACTGCTCACTAACGGTGCCCTCAGCGCGCAAACTCGAGCGCATATTGTCGACCTACTTAATGAAGTTGACAGCGACGATGACGATGGGAAATTGTATCGCGTAAGATTAGCGATAGTGCTGATAATGACTTCTCCCGATTATTTAATTCAACAATAG
- a CDS encoding fasciclin domain-containing protein, translating to MTIKRINTTIVALLFSFVITGCSGDDDKDEPVPQATTIVDVATSNGNFTTLVQALKTAGLDETLSDTSKKFTVFAPTDDAFALLGTDAINALLADKDQLTSVLTYHVLGGEVKAAAAISSAGSRIDTVNGAKLGLSLAGESLLVNTVTVTSTDIMADNGVIHVIDAVLMPPAVANSPTNNIVDTAVAAGSFTTLVTALQATGLDDLLSDDNQKFTVFAPTDAAFAMIDAAVLDRLLENPDHLAAILKQHVIASEVDSTLAYSLNGKAATTAATTDDGNVTIPVAIDSTKDTLTFGGATVVTKDIHTTNGIIHVIDMVVIADATIPPAYGNIAEVAIANGSFKTLVAGLTAADLVTTISDADSAFTVFAPTDAAFAKLNLTVDNIADLDNLKEILLYHVLTSEVKQDAAVTLAQSDMNTTMSANTAKNKLALSKPADDLYVNNAKVTLANAFADNGVIHVIDTVLLPPADPATSRSDSTIAQIAVANDDLETLVTALTAANLVTALSDENATFTVFAPTDAAFAALPDGVLTGLLADVPALTDVLELHVIKDAEVDSVTAMSLNGKSAATLGGENIAIAIKDGALTVGGAKVTVKDVYAKNGVIHIIDAVITQAAQ from the coding sequence ATGACTATTAAAAGGATCAACACGACTATTGTAGCACTGCTATTTTCCTTCGTCATCACTGGCTGTAGCGGCGATGATGATAAGGACGAACCAGTGCCTCAAGCCACTACCATTGTTGACGTTGCCACCAGCAATGGAAACTTTACAACACTAGTTCAAGCCCTCAAAACAGCAGGATTAGACGAAACCCTATCCGATACCAGCAAGAAATTCACCGTATTTGCCCCAACCGATGATGCTTTTGCACTTCTTGGCACTGACGCCATCAACGCGTTACTGGCGGACAAAGATCAACTGACATCAGTATTGACTTATCACGTGCTCGGCGGCGAAGTAAAAGCGGCAGCCGCGATTAGTTCTGCAGGTAGCCGCATAGATACAGTTAACGGTGCCAAACTTGGTCTATCTCTCGCTGGCGAATCGCTATTAGTTAATACGGTAACTGTAACATCGACGGACATCATGGCAGACAACGGCGTCATTCATGTTATTGACGCCGTACTCATGCCACCAGCGGTAGCTAACAGCCCAACTAATAACATTGTTGATACGGCAGTAGCAGCGGGCAGCTTCACCACATTAGTAACCGCACTGCAAGCAACTGGCCTTGACGACTTACTAAGCGACGATAACCAAAAGTTCACCGTATTTGCACCAACAGATGCTGCCTTTGCGATGATTGACGCCGCTGTTTTAGATAGATTGTTAGAAAATCCAGATCACTTGGCGGCAATCTTAAAGCAGCATGTTATTGCTAGCGAAGTTGACTCAACGTTAGCCTATAGCCTCAATGGTAAAGCGGCGACAACAGCTGCAACCACAGATGATGGTAATGTCACCATTCCAGTAGCAATCGATAGCACAAAAGATACTTTGACTTTCGGTGGTGCGACTGTTGTCACTAAAGACATTCATACAACTAACGGCATCATTCACGTCATCGACATGGTCGTTATTGCCGATGCAACTATTCCACCAGCCTATGGCAATATCGCCGAAGTTGCCATCGCTAATGGTTCGTTTAAAACTTTAGTGGCGGGCCTTACGGCAGCTGATTTAGTCACCACAATCTCAGACGCAGACAGTGCTTTTACAGTTTTTGCACCAACAGATGCAGCCTTTGCCAAACTCAATTTGACAGTCGATAACATCGCTGATTTAGATAATCTAAAAGAAATCTTGCTGTATCATGTACTTACATCAGAGGTTAAGCAAGATGCAGCGGTAACCCTTGCGCAATCAGACATGAACACAACGATGAGTGCCAACACTGCTAAAAATAAACTGGCATTATCAAAACCTGCTGACGATCTTTACGTCAACAATGCCAAAGTCACGCTAGCTAATGCCTTTGCTGACAATGGCGTTATTCACGTGATAGATACCGTATTGTTGCCACCAGCAGATCCTGCTACATCTCGCTCTGATAGCACAATCGCACAAATCGCCGTTGCCAATGACGATTTAGAGACGCTAGTCACTGCGTTAACTGCTGCAAATCTTGTTACTGCGCTGTCTGATGAGAATGCAACATTCACAGTCTTCGCGCCAACCGATGCCGCTTTTGCTGCCTTACCAGATGGCGTACTAACTGGTCTGTTAGCCGATGTACCAGCGTTAACCGATGTATTAGAGTTGCACGTTATTAAAGATGCAGAAGTCGATTCAGTAACCGCAATGAGTCTCAACGGCAAGTCTGCCGCGACGCTTGGCGGTGAAAACATTGCTATTGCAATAAAAGACGGGGCGCTAACTGTCGGCGGCGCTAAAGTTACCGTCAAAGATGTTTATGCTAAGAATGGCGTTATCCACATTATTGACGCGGTAATAACTCAGGCCGCGCAATAG